GGTCATACGTTCGACCATTGCGAGAACCCGCGTGCAGACGTGTGCACGTATTGTCAAGAACTAGGACATGTAAGACAAAATTGCGGTCTACTTAATCAGTCCAACTCGTCTGCGGCTTTACCAACTAATGCATCATCATCAGGTAGCTATCCTAACAGTTTCGTTCCTACAAATCCTGCTTTACCACCTACCTCTGATCCAAAAAATGGCCATCGCCAGTCTGGGTAGTTTCCCCTCCCAGACGCGGCGGGAGGTCAGTCAATCAGGGGAAACAGACTGTCGGGAACGTAAATGGAGTAAATTCGAAATTCAACTCAAAACTTTATTCaagtaaattcaattcaaattttaattcgagATTTAATCCTAGTCAACATTTTAACGTCAAgtctaataaaattgtaaataaagaTTTTAGTCAAATTAGTAGTTGTAGCCCTCTTCAAGGGAACAATGTTAAGAGAAGAAAAAGGAAATTAACACCTAAGAGGATTTTACGGGTGGTTAATTGGCAGAAAAGGCAGAAGGAAAAGGTTAGGTTAAGTAATGTAAATATGGAGGTTGGGGTTGGTGGTAGGGACATCTCACAAGGGCGAGATGTCTATTCCCCTGAAATGTGTACGACGGCACAGGTCAGGGATGATACCTTGGGACTGGGAGTCATTCCTCAGGCCCAGGTGGTTACTCTTGACGTTTGTTCGTCGACACATGTCAGGGATGCTGACGTCGAGCACTTGGGTGATGTGCCGACTGTCAACGAGAAGGAAATTGAAGTTTTGGATTTGGGTAGTAATAAATTGGATAATGttgtaaataattgtatatatttattaattttaatgctattttaaataatttgaacgcCGGTAACTTAGAGGGAATTTATTTGGAAAGTCCCTCGGGTACCTCAGACATGTCAGTGACATTGAGGTCACCTGATgatttagttttaattaaaaattctaattttaatcACTCTAATCAATTTAAtcataatgatgataattttaaaaatctttctgatcaagatttaattaatttatgtggTTTTATAAACGACGTTAATGATGAAAGCCATACATCTGCTCTGAAACGTCTTCTTGATCTTTTTGAAAACGCGTCGTCAAGTAATTCTAATTTAATTGAGTCTGTTGGCCCTGATGACACTTTGGAACCTCAACAAGTGAACCTTGATAATGTACCCTACCTTTGTGGACTTGAACCTATCCCTCAGGAACACGAGGAGGAGGTTGAGGATATAGAGGGTCCTATGGAGGAAGAATTAGACTCTGGTTTCGAGTCAGACAATTCTGTACCTGAATATTTTCCTTCAGGTACCCCTCAATCCTCTGCCACTTCTCGTGCTTCGTTTATTCCTGATATCTTATCTAAAAACCATCTTCCTGCATCTCTCATCCATCGTATTGCATCCCGTACAGCCTTTATACCCGGCACTGGACCTCGCGCGCCTATCATCACTGCTCGTATTCCAATATCCATTTGGGTATTTGGAGTGCAGTTGGAAGGCATTATTGACACCGGCAGCGAACGCTCGTATATCAACTCTCGCATTTACGAGAAGGTATATGAGTTGAGCTCCGGTGAATTAACACCTGATGATACGCAGCGTCGTGGTGTCCTGTTAGCCAACCACACGCTCTGTAAAACTAAAGGTGGAGCTCCTTTTATAATTCAGGTTGGTACAGTTGCGGGAGAGCAGTACTTAAGTGTATTGGACGGGTTAAGTCATCAAGTAGTATTGGGGATGGATTTTGCtctgtcatttaatttaaaaattgattgtgaGAAACGAACTTGGCGTTTTGGCGTCAGTAACGAAGAACATCCATTCGAGCTAATCCGTTGCCGCGAAAACCCTACAaggtttaatttattaactacaGAACAGCGGGAAGACtttgatcaatttttaaaacttgagATGCAAAAATTCGAGTCATTACCCAATCAGGGGCTAACCGATTTGGTTCAGCATACCATCGTGATAGAGGCTGGTGCTAAACCGGTAAGGATTCGTCCTTATCGACGGAGCCCAGCCATATCCGCTGAATTAAACCGCCAAGTCATcgaattaaaagaaaaggGTTACATTAGGGATAGTGTGAGTCCGTGGTCGTGTTCACCGGTTATGGTTCCGAAAGCGTCGGGTGATCTACGTTTTTGCGTCGACTATCGTCCTGTAAATAAATTGACATCTCCACCAGCGCACCCGTTGCCAAATATGTTGCGAATTCTCAGTGCGTTGCATCATGCCGTCTTCATAAGTACGATGGACCTCAAAGAAGCTTTCCACCAGATCTTAATGAGTGAGGAGTCAATTCCATACACTGCATTTTCGGTGGAAGGTTTGGGCCATTTCGAGTGGGTTCGCATGCCATATGGTCTTTGTGGTGCTCCCAGCACTTTCCAAAAGGCCATGGATAAATTACGTGAACGCTTTATTAAGCTTCTTGCTGATCGTAAATTACCGATGGTGTGGGCGGAGAAAGTATTTGCGTATCTGGATGATTGGGTCATAATTAGTGAGACCTACGAGGAACATAAAGAGCTTCTCTCTTTAGTGTTTGAAGTTTTTCGTGATGCTGGTCTTTTAATCAATCCTATTAAATGTAAATTCGCGCGCTCGGAAGTAAAATTCCTAGGCTTTATTGTCGATTGTGAAGGATTAAGACCAGACCCAGAAAAAATGGCTCCAATCATCCAATACCCCCGCCCCACCACTCGCAAACAACTCCGTCGATTTCGTGGCATGATAAATTGGTTTCATCGGCACCTGCAAAATATTGCCCGCGTACAAGGACCTTTAAACAAACTCTGTAGTCCTACAGCGACTTGGGTTTGGGGTGAGAAAGAAGAGGAAGCTTTTCAACAACTTAAGAAGGCATTAATTAATGCCAAGCCTCTTTCCATCCCAAAAGTTGGTTTACCGTATTTCTTGTATACCGATGCAAGTGATACTGGTCTCGGTGCTTTTCTTGTGCAGAAAGATCCTGACACaagtaaagaatatttaataacttgtTTAAGTCGCCCGTTGCGCGGAGCTGAAACACGGTACACTACGACGGAAAAGGAATGTCTTGCAGTTGTGTGGGCCGTGCGTAAGCTCCGTTGCTACTTGGAAGGCGCACCGTTCACCGTTATTACAGACCATTCATCACTCAAGTGGCTTCATTCGCTTAAGGACCCTAGTGGTCGACTGGCTCGTTGGGCAATTGAATTGATTGCTAGCCAAGTCACCATCGAACACCGCAGGGGGACCGAAAATGAGGGCCCGGATGCACTTTCTCGGTTACACGAGGATGTTGAACCGGCCCCGTGGTCCGAAGTCCTTGAAAACTTGAAGAATACtaacttaaattttacttcAGTACTGGCCAAAGATTGGTATGATGCACGTATTGAGAATGTCACTAAAAACCCTAATAATTATCCGGGATGGCGTATAGTCGACAACAGACTGGAATATTACAAACCTGACTATTTAAAAGACACAATAGGTGATGATGACGCATGGAAAAGGGTGGCGCGGGAGTCCGAAGTCCATGAGATCCTTCGCAGGAATCATGAAGACCCGGACGCCGCTCACCTAGGGCGTGAGAAGATGTATCAAAGAATTTGTATTAAGAACTACTGGCCAGGAATGTATCGTGATATTAGCGAATACATTGAGGAGTGCGAAGTCTGTAAAAAGACCAAATATAAACAGACATCTTCTCATGCCCCTATGCGGACTCGTCAACCTATTGAACCTTGGGCTGTCGTGGCAGCCGATGTAACTGGTCCATTCCCACGCTCGCGAAAAGGATTCGAGTACATTTTGATAATTCAAGACCTTTACACTCGGTTTGTCGAGATATATCCATTACGGAAACAAACCGGTAAAAATGTAGTTGAGTCATTGCGTAATGCTTTTAGGCGATGGGGTTATCCAATGATCTTTGTTACAGATAACGGGCGTGAGTTTATTAATATAACACTACGAGACTATCTGAAAAATGTAGACGTCAAGTTTACGCCACTGGCAGTTGCCCATCCCCAGGGAAACCCGGTTGAGCGGATCAACAGAACCCTCAAGCCGATGATAAGGGCTTATATTGATCAAGATCATACCCTGTGGGATGAGCATCTTGGTGACTTCCAGTTGGCGTATAACTCGTCATATCATGCGTCTATTCACTTATCACCATACTACTTAAATCATGGCCGTGAACCGCGTTTATCGGGGCGGGCGACTGAACTTGAAGTCCATGATTACGAAGATGATAACCCCGAGTGGAAAAATAGGATGACCCGTATGGATCAGTTACGTCATCGAGTCGAGACTGTAATGAGAAAGGAGAGTGAGAGGCAGGCCCTATATTATAACAAACGTGCAAAAGAGCCCCCAGTACTTAATATCGGTGATCGAGTTTATTATCCGAATCGTAAATTATCAAAGAAATCTGATCGGTACTGTGCTACATTAGCTCATAAATTTTTGGGACCCGCCTTTGTTGATAAAATCGTGAGCCCCGTAGTCGTACAATTGCGTGACGAAGCTGGCAAGAACCTCGGCACTCATTACACGGCAGACTTGAAGATACCGCGATCGAGTCCGCGAAATAAAGTAGTTACGTTATAATTTCAGTCATGGCGGACTCTGGAAAGGACGAGGAGGCAGCAGCACGACGGCTGACCAAAAATCAGCGTCGTCGGGCTCGACGCAAGCGAGCCCCGGCCCCAGAAGCCGCACCAGAAGCACGGGAAGCATATCAGGCCCGTGTCAATTTGCAGACACGCCGTCGGCGAGAAAGAAGACGTCGGGCCAGACAACTCCGGGCGCAGAGACAGGGAGAGGGGGCCCCTGTCGTCATTCGTGAGGGTGACCTCGCGAATGAGGAGGAGCGGGCCCTCATCGAGCTGATCAGCTCACCGCGCCGTGGAAGTGGGGGCATCTCGTATGTCCTCGACTTCGCCCCTCGTGACGACGCGAAACcataaattactttttctattattttttattatctttataattccaatttattatgtattttctTTGTAATTCAATTAATGTTTTTAGTAAATCAGCATAAATTACagcataaatttaatttatttaatttaaggtTAACGCACCCTTGGCAGTTATTGAGGGACGAGGTCGTTCCGTTTTGGAGTTATGTTCGAGTCTGGGGGGGGAGAGTGTAACGGGGTGAAATTCAtgttttaagtttaaattcaaatttcgactcgCGCCAAAACGAGAGCGACCTCCTCCCACAACAACAGCCGATAATTAAACAGTCCACTTATCGCTGGGGTCACTGCTGTCGAGTTTTGGGGACAGTTTTGTTTCAGTCGATGTTGGCCAACCTGCAAGCGAGGGGTATGAGGCTCGGCGATTGTCGAGAGTCGGCCTCTTGGTTTTTGGCTTCCATAGAAGACGGACGCAATTACCCGCTGCAATACAAGttcataaaattcttatataaaataatatccagTACAAGCTATTCGTACATACGCCAATTGCCAAGAGCAAATAAGCCCACTGGCTAGTGGAAGCTTATTACCCtggaaatataaattactgtgGAGTTTGGAATATTGGTCTGGAGTAAATATCGAGGACAGAGGACTTGGTTTTTGAGAGTGAGGAGCAACACCATTGGAATTTTCACGGCTTGGGAGTTTGCTAGAGGATAGTGTAAAAGTGAGTGGAGTCTTTCTGTGAAAATTGTCAGTAGAGTCATTTTGTATTGTCAGTAGAGTCAATTGGTATTGTCAGTAGAGTcactgtaaaatataattttcaaggaaaattttgtcgaGTCACCTTCACcgttcattttattaattgttcactgtcataaaatttttgtaagacGACCCGTCTCCAATAAATACCAGGCTCATTCtcttatataaatttcttattaattaatcaaacatCTTCCCCTATAAGTATAAGTTATAACAAATATCTTCTCtctcttaaattttaatttgctgCGTGGTCCAGTTGGGTTTCACCCTCACCTGGAGATCCTGAGCATAGTCAGACAGGTTTACAAAACACCTGAAGTTTTGTACATGAGTGGGATACTCGTTGCATGGAGACCACAATTAAATTCATGTAATAAGTACACCCATTAcaatgtattattattatttttttaaatcttcaatgGCATACCAATcctaattattgtaatatttggcTAGCCTCTCTGTGCTAGCACgacaattactttttatttcaaaaacggtttcgccccgaatatacttgctgggctcatcagtaaagttgatgcaagtatattctactttagaccgtttaattgatgttaaattttatacccaattccatttttttccaaatttggaaaaaaatggaattttttctcCATTCCATGTTTAATGcctcttatatttatttgctgttagttatttaatatatatgaatgctaatgcattcatatattctttgattggtgttttaatatttttttaaatcttcaatgGCATACCAATcctaattattgtaatatttggcTAGCCTCTCTGTGCTAGCACgacaattactttttatttcaaaaacggtttcgccccgaatatacttgctgggctcatcagtaaagttgatgcaagtatattctactttagaccgtttaattgatgttaaattatatacccaattccatttttttccaaatttggaaaaaaatggaattttttctccattccatgttttttccatttttttccaaatttggaaaaaaatggaattgggtataaaatttaacatcaattaaacggtctaaagtagaatatacttgcatcaactttactgatgagcccagcaagtatattcggggcgaaaccgtttttgaaataaaaagtaattgtcGTGCTAGCACAGAGAGGCTAgcaaatattacaataattaggATTGGTATGCcattgaagatttaaaaaaatattaaaacaccaatcaaagaatatatgaatgcattagcattcatatatattaaatagctaacagtaaataaatataagaggCATTAAACATGGAATGgagaaaaaattccatttttttccaaatttggaaaaaaatggaattgggtataaaatttaacatcaattaaacggtctaaagtagaatatacttgcatcaactttactgatgagcccagcaagtatattcggggcgaaaccgtttttgaaataaaaagtaattgtcGTGCTAGCACAGAGAGGCTAgccaaatattacaataattaggATTGGTATGCcattgaagatttaaaaaaatattaaaacaccaatcaaagaatatatgaatgcattagcattcatatatattaaataactaacagcaaattattattattattattattatgattattatgtattattttattcatatactttacacaaaataaaaaacgaactttataaaatatcgtAAGTTTCTAAATTACCAACGTTCAAGTTGGTTACCATGTTTGGAATGATACTCCTATCGGAATTGTTGAATCAGCTTGTCCTTTGTCTTCTCCTCCAGCGATCCTTTTTTAAGAGGTGGGGAAGGGGAGGGGGTAAAATGAGTAGTGAAGGTGTTTTCTTGTGCTGCTGTTGAGTCCTATCGTCACTCGCTTTCATCCCCCCTCTCAAAATGAGTGAGTCCGTGCGGACTTTGACGTCACAGTAACTTCAATTTCCCTGGACTGTCGCTGCCATGGAGTCTCGCCATATTGTCTGCAGCTTAGTCCCAGCAAAATAATCTCTTAATTggttttttgaatattttgggAAAGTTTTGCCAACAAGAGGATTATAGTCATAAAAATATGGAATTAAACGTCTGGCAAAAAATCCTTATGGGTTTtctcaaaatattcatttattttatattctaagTGACCATTACAATAATtgtattcttattttatttctactatatctatatatatatatatatatatatatatatatatatattatatctaaatatataaGGTATTCTAAAATTCCCGCCTATAgatataattgttttatttcatttttctataTGGTGGTCATAGAGAGCGCTGTGTAACCCGTTGGCTACACAACACTGGTACACAACTGACCATTATCCATCTATATTCACCTGACAGTATTAATAGTATAACCGTCAGAGAGAGAGAAGACTTCTTCTCTCTGCAACCGTCAGAGTTTTTAACAAAAGACTGCGCAGTACAATGAAACAAAGAACGGTCGATAAAATAACCATGTTGTGTTTGGTTAATctgtttttttcttcttcttttattAAGTGAAGCGACGTTAGttttttgtgataattttgTGTCAATatgaataatgaaaattgtaatttaattggaatgcaatttaattcatatgatgagtttgaaaaatttatatcggAATATCAAAGAAGAAATAAATGTGTTTTATCTAAAATTGATTCacgttttttattagaaaatagttataaaataaagccaaacatgaaattaaaatataaattgatacaTTTAGTTTGTAAACATGGTGaacattattataaatcaCAAAGTCGAGGGCTTCGTAATGTCAAGTATGTATAATTTGTTGAATATACCTCGTATGattgtattgtaattaataatattctttATATTGATTTAGGACATACAAACTGGGTTGTCCAATGTTTATTCGAGTTGTAGTCTCGGAGGATAGACAAttcttgataataaaaaatgcaaaCGAGTTACACCAATATCATGAAGACTCAGATGTacgtatattatatattgtgtaaaaaaaagaaataaaataggttagtaatttatatgtatatatttcgtAGGAATTCTTCGATTTATATCCTGAACAACGGAGACTAGATCCAGACTACAAAAAACATATTGCCGGTATTTTAGCTGTAAAAgcggataaaaaattattacaagaaaaaattaaaaatgatactggTAAAACCGTTTCAATTAAAGATTTACATAATATTAATCaacaatttaacaaaaatgaaaatgacaataatCTTAAACTTGctcatgattttttgaaaagccAAGGtaatttatcgataaattctattgtatataattattaattattatattatgttATTGATATAATAGGGGCATCAGTACATATACTGGATGATAAAAATACGTGTGTAGGATTAAGTTTTTATACACCAGATATGATTGTAGCAATGGACACTTATCCTGAAATGATTTTTCTAGATGgtacatataaattattagataatAATTCAACTGTTATGATTATGATAGTTGTTGATTCGAATAAAATTAGTCGTGTTGTAAGTATTGGAATACTTGctaatgaaaaatatgaaacagTTAAATGGTATTTATCGATGTTTGCAAGAGAAAATTCTTGTAtgatatcaaaaattaaatgttttatgaCTGACAAagatttagttgaaagaaaGGTTATATCTGATATTTTTCCACATGTTCAAacatatttatgtttatttcaTACATTAAAGACTTTTCATCGACAAATAACtactaaaaaaatgaatataaacgCAGCTGAGAAGgataaaatactaaaaattttacagcGTTTGGCGTACAGTAATACACCCTCGGAATATGATCATAtttataaagaattaaaaaaaaacgcacCAAAATCGGTATTAACATATTATGACTTAAACTGGCACAACATACGAGAACAGTGGACCGTACATAGTATGCTTAGTGATACATTTGGTAATGAcacgaataattatttagaatcattaaatggaaaattaaaattgataattgataAACGACAGCCGCTAATGAGATTtcttaaatctttttttgtttggaaaagtaattatgaaattgaaaCGCGTCGTAAAATGGCAAAGAATTTCCTAAAGAAAGATGTAAATAATGTAGTAGATGCTTTTGAGAATGAATATAAAGAATATTTAACAGAGAGGGCATTTgaatatgtaaaaaaagaaattgaattatatgaattaattagtttagcatcaattgaaataaaaaaacaaacgtgtcaagtaaaatataaaactgaTATATTGAATGTTACAATAAATGACTGTCAATGCGTAGAATATGTTTCATTACATTTGCCATGTAGACATATATTTGCATTGCGTAAACACTTAGAATTAccgttatttttgaaaactttgtGTGCAGAACGTTggactaataattattatagacAAATGATTGAACCTGTAGATAAATTTCACGATCAAAATGATGCAGAgacaactatttttaatattaacaattatcAAGTTGATATACCAAATGATGATTCCGAAAAATCTAATAAATGTAGTTTTAAAAGTTCGGTCAATTTACAAGTAAAAGTATGTTTAGAAAGAATTTCGTTACCAGTTAAATGTCAAGTACGTGGACGACCAAAAGGAACTGATAGAACTGCAATTGGAagatttaaaagtaataaaaaaaaatcattcacagataaaaacaaatttgaacAAATTCGATTGATGTTGACAtggttaaatattaaaagaccttcgataataaaaaatgtatttaataatgaatacttattaaaaatcgatgattttgaTTTACAATCGAAACATATTAGATCGAGTTTTACAGACGATAAAttagattataatttattatcgtcTTACTTTGAGGTTAAATCTTTtcgaaagattcaaaaattgattgacGACAtgagatctaaaaaaaattcatggaaTTGCCCATTgtgttatacaaaaaaaaaagataaaatgatATCTTGTATGGGATGTTATGCCTGGTTTCATTATCAatgtgtaaatataaaaaagaaaagaaatcaATGGTACTGCCCagagtgtaaataaatagtaaataatgtattatattttttgtacattTTATATTGTATTCATTGATATGTAATAAattgtttgtaaaattataagtaatttatttatgctcGTTTGAATTACCATCGCATCATTAATATTCAATTACCAGTATGAcaggatttaaatttaccattGTATATGtctgaaaattacaataataacaatatatatatttttcaataagaaGTATATTATACACCcattgatatataaatatattagactgattcaaaaaaatcgactaatttttttttctccattattattgaaaatattgttgggaatgacgaaaaagaaaaaaaaatactgtaaaagtttgagctcttaatattaatgctAACAGCTGCCgtatcgcaattttctatttcccatgtttaaataacatgcgaaaatttattttttaagctttggaattttgtagctcacaGTGCGGGAgaccaatacttttaaatgttcaaaacttATCCtaatgggaaatttgacgacgctctacaaaaaagttcttttataatttttcaatatttttatttcttcaaaagttattcgaagttaaagttagattgaaaatcaatttttacatttttttaaattttttgttgacgcaaccatcaactttattggaaaattttataggacatTTATTGTAgaacattttatttcctataaCTTACGACTACTTGTgagaaatatgaaaaattttctcacaAGATAAGttataggaaataaaatgttcTACAAAATTTAACGATAAATCATGTAAATTATGCAGCAcaacactttttatttattcaggttttttttttttttttttttttggtttttcaaCCAAGGATACAACTTTGTGAGATTGTCAATATCAAATTGTTGGAGTGTAAGGTAGCGTCGTTTTGCTTTAGCATTCATTAAACTATTTTCTACTTGATTATCGAGTAAACCTAAAATATGACCAGCTTCGTGTGTACACACAGTAGTCAACAATTTAGCTGACCATACATCATATACGTCAAAACAAATGAATCTATTTGGTGGGCATGAGGCATGACCTAAAATATTACCACTGCTGTTACCATTATCATCAAATTTGCTTGTATGTCCATGAGACCCGCacgtaaattttacaattaaatcatttgaCGTATGATTTTCTGTATTAttttcgtttaaaattttaaaaaactcaaatttCAATTGCTtgttaatttgtaaaaatgagttttttagtattttattggATTGTTCTAAAGTCATTTGTTGTGGATGCTCATCCTTTACGGTCGGTAAACGAACGGGTATAGGGAAATCTTCTTTCGTATATCTGATTCTTGTATAGCAGTATTGTGTAGATGATTTGACGGGATATAGATACTGGCCCAAAATATACTTGAagtagtaaaaaaagtgcggtaataaaagtaaaaataatagtaacaatATAAAAATCCACATAATTCAAATCAATGT
This window of the Microplitis mediator isolate UGA2020A chromosome 8, iyMicMedi2.1, whole genome shotgun sequence genome carries:
- the LOC130673828 gene encoding uncharacterized protein LOC130673828, which gives rise to MNNENCNLIGMQFNSYDEFEKFISEYQRRNKCVLSKIDSRFLLENSYKIKPNMKLKYKLIHLVCKHGEHYYKSQSRGLRNVKTYKLGCPMFIRVVVSEDRQFLIIKNANELHQYHEDSDEFFDLYPEQRRLDPDYKKHIAGILAVKADKKLLQEKIKNDTGKTVSIKDLHNINQQFNKNENDNNLKLAHDFLKSQGASVHILDDKNTCVGLSFYTPDMIVAMDTYPEMIFLDGTYKLLDNNSTVMIMIVVDSNKISRVVSIGILANEKYETVKCR